Genomic DNA from Mauremys mutica isolate MM-2020 ecotype Southern chromosome 13, ASM2049712v1, whole genome shotgun sequence:
agggtcttaaaggttgctttcagcatcacagaggaaattggccaggatgtctgacctagaagtttctaggtatcttgcattacagcttattgtaaataattctattaatctatgcagcctgcACACTTTTAtccaaaaagacattttatacagaccaacagattaatcctcagggctacaaagtcatcagatgggcacccagagcaaaagaccaaacctttagcccgggacaaccagttttggctcggaattatacttccagagctaaatgggtccctgccacaatcatcactcaaacaggacctgtttcctacacagtccggactgcagagaatcctaCCTGGAGGCGACAtatagatcagctgttgccaggtcatgccagtcctcaggatacatgtgcagttgaggggtctgacttcacctcttctggtgagacaccgaatcacgcatcacctgttcctgactattctcctccattactgccggcggctgagatacccctttgcccagcacgagctgataccacctcctcacccattcgtgctgcggaccctgagcccatggtactttcgggtgcaacaacaccagaagtttgccgtaatccccctagagacagaaggcctcctcatcggctggatctttagctagggcgaactcACGGTtttggggcaaaataatccccagggtttagccgggaatggaggcagtctaccctccttctctagtctagtgtgtgttttatttaggggatgttcttattacggggggaggaatatgttgtgtatttggttgtcatggttcttgttcctatggcaactgagttagattagtaggggatagctcagccagcttcggccggttgagtgagctctgtgtctgtaaataaaatggtagttttgttagctgtctgctctctggcctcaagtgatttcttcgtaaaccggctgcccccaaggatacaacggtttaaaactttatttttatttggttTACATTTTAATCACTTTGTATTTCCAGTGACAATGCCAGTTATTTGAACTCTGGGGAGCACAAACAATTGTGGTCCATTTTGAGAATCAGCCTAATTCTTCTCTCACCCTGATATAAATCCTTATTATTTCCATTGAATCTACTTTagattcagtggagttactccaaattCATATTGGTCTAAACAAGGAGCTGAACGTGTCTCTGGCAGCTTGATACTTGGTTCCATGTTACTCAAAGtattggggcttgtctacacaggaatacTTAGGAAAGATCATCTAAATTCACACCTGTAGTTAAAGTGCAATAGTTAAATCACATTATACCCCTATGTGTATGCTCTTATTcggaattaaagtggccttaatttggtcTAGTTCAGTTCACTTTGAAAGTAACAACcaaatatatctatatctatatctatctatctatatgcaccaactcccaccccccacccccacagcttgaGATTCCCAGCTCCAACCCCAGCTGCAGCTCACAGTACATAAAGCTATTTTTAAAgcatgagccccacaagcctgagtgtGTCAACCTGAGCTGGCAGGCTTCCTTCTGCtctctccaaaatgctgtgtagatgtaccctatggGCTATGCCGATTTAgatcagctgagggtctgggcctGCGTACCAGTCTGAACTTGCAATATCTGGCCTTTTCTTCTGCCTCGCCATTGACTGAATGAAAACCTCTGCACGTGGCCAAATGGGGAGATTTAActaagtgaaatcaatgggatttggtCAGTCAGGGATTTGGATCCATTCAGCCCCTTATAAGATCGGGCTGAGAGCTGGCCTGACCCAGTCTACACTTGATCACTCTTAGGGGAGCCCTTTTCTCTGCACTCCCTCTTTAGAGCTTTCCTCATCTCTTTTGTGGATTCCATTCCGAGATGCATCACATTCCCCATTCGCCATCCAGGGACCTACGTCAGGCTTTCTGGCCCTCAGCGATTTTTCTAGGGGCCTAGAAGTTAGGTATGGTGACACTGAGCATCACAATGCctaagttggggggagggatagctcagtggtttgagctttggcctgcaaaacccagggttgtgaattcaatccttgagggggccacttcgggatctagggcaaaaatcagtacttggtcctgctagtgaaggcagggggctggacttgatgacctttcaaggtcccttccagttctaggagattggtatatctcctattatttattATAAGTCCCTTCGTGAATCTAGTCTACTCTGCAAAGAAAAACGCATCGCACTGGGGCCACatgtacactacaaaattaagtcaacctaacttacGTCAACAGACAGTTGTCACAGCAATTACATCACTTTTGcgtgtctacactttgctcctgGTTTTGGCAGTGCACATCCTTGTCAGAAATGTTGTATTGATTGTAGTGTCAGTATGGGCCATTGTGGGAAGGCTTCTGAGAACCAGTAACAGTCGACATAAGCAAGATGGTGTCTATGCTGACTctacgttgacctaactacattgaccttgACTCTATGCCCCTTGTGGATGTGGAGTTATTAACTTAGCATAGGAGGGCACTTACATTGGCAGGagtgaaatttaagtgtagacacttccatagttaggtcaacatatgctgccttgcatcaacctaaTTCTGTACTGTAGACCTGACCCGAGTGTCAGAGCTGTGGGTCTAAAAATAGCAACATAGATTTTTAGCCTCCTAAcccaagccccgtgagcccagatcaattgacccaggctctgagactcagtgccacaGGTTAtatctttgcagtgtagacgtagcctaagtgcTTTTTCCGATTTGAAATTCTCAGTTTAGACCAAGTTATCTGTATCAGAGTGGGAaatgctttccccatatcccttCAGCACAATGGATTCCCCACGCTCCGTATAAAGCTAATGGTCTATAGAACACTCAGTTCTTTGTACAAAAAATTAGCAGCAGATATGATGCAATTGGTTGAAACCTGCTCCCTTAGGTGTGTTCCTGTGCTATAGCTCATCACTGGAACTGCCTGAAATGTCATCTTTCCCCAACGAATATTCAAAGACACATATTTAAGGGTTTTTAACCCAGCTGTCATTAAAGGGACCTGAATGTACACTCCACATGCAAGAGCTGCCTTCAGGAAGCCAGTGAGATGCTGACCCTCTTGGAAACTAGGAAGGTAGGTGACAAATATCTCCAATACAAGACTAAACATAGCTCTAAGTGAACCGGAGTCCCCATCTGTGTTTCAAAGCACTTCATGGAGATTCCTTGGCCAAATACATTAATGATATTATTGGAATGGGTTATTAGCTGAAAAGCTGAAATACTGGGCATTTTCACCAGGTATATTTATCGCTGTTTCTTTGTCCAtatctatctatcgatctatcgatctatctatctatctatctatcataaaGCTTCCTCTtgctatatataaatatatgaacaatggaaaaaaatccattaagCGGTGAATAGACAAATGAGTGAATGGAGAGGTAGAGGCAGTGCTAAGAGTGGAGAGGTGGGTAGATAGAATGTTTTGCTTCTATGTTCATGTGACAAAATATGTAACATTCCAGTTCTCCTGAAAATCCTTTCCTTAATAATATGAAGCTATAAGGCCAATAGGCTTAATGgagtaaaaaaaatattgcatttaTGTTACTAAAAATAGTCATCAGTAATAGTAATTACTAATCAATCCATGTGAATTAACAATTTTGTAGATTAGTCTAATTTGTTCAATATGTCATCTTAAAGTATGTGATCGATTGATCAATCAAGCTATCTACTTCCAATGTAAGAACAGTGTAACTGACAGAATAATCATCCCCTTGCATTGCTTTCTTGCATTAATGTGTCAAGCAAATGCCTTTTTGTTACATGTATACAACCAGGTGATTTTCACCCCCACTCTATAAAAGTAGATGGAGTAGATTTTTTCAAATACACTAGATTTTCTTTGTCACTTTAAGCAAACTAATACAGCAAAATTGTGCCCATCTGTATTGTTTGTGTCATCAACGTTGAATACAAGTATGATATAAGGCATGGCAATGCCATTTTGGTTGATATTGCATTCGAAGGATCCTATCCTTGACCACTTTGTTGCCATGGTGAGCAAAGAACTCACTGATTTCAGTTGTTGTAGGGTTGAGATACTACTGAGGTCATGGACTATAATGGGAGCTGCTAATTTGCAGAACCTCTCTGGGTCCAGTTGTAGTAAGAATGCTTTCTGCCTTCATCAGATATAATGCTCAGGCACACTGAGGTGAAGTCAGcctcttttttccattttagaaTTTCAAATTGTGACTaatttcaactttaaaaaaaatcaaatttgggagaaaatggaaattaaaagattaaaaatatgcatgcatctccccccccccatattacTAGGAGTGGTTTGGGCATCCTCAGCAGCTGAAGTGTCCATGACTGCACTCTGTGCCACGCAGCTGCTGTTGTGATAACCACTGAGAGTAAGGCTGGTTTCCCCTCAGCTTAATGAAGACAGGACATTCCTGTTGAGATGCCCTTAACTTTGGAAGTCACAACCCACACTTGGGACTCAgtcctgaagtcaatgaggccaTTCATGTACTTAAAAGCTTAAATGTTCTTTGGTGGTCAGCGCTTGGACTTTCAGCCCTATGCAGGATTGAGCATTTGGTCTGATCTTTAGAGTCCATGGCAAACCCGGTCTGTTTCCCCAAGATAGCGGAGTGAGTGATGATGGAAATGAACGGGGGGAGTTTGCCATCAGCATTGTATATGTGGAGCATTGTCACTTCTTTATTCCTCTGCATCATTAGTTTAAATGAGGTGGGTGAGGACAAGCTCTAGGGTTCATTGATATTtccatgtgttttatttttaacatatatCAAAAGTGCCTAGAACACTGAAGAGCTATTTTTTGAGGTATCATCTGAGCACCTAATTACTTAGTCAAAGTGTAGGTGAATGAACCTAGACCTTTCTTTGGATTTCACCTCTTCTACAACATGTGACAGGAAAAGAGTGTGAAttcttctccttctcttcctcttcctcctgcttATTTTTCTTCCACACATAGAGCTGTGGTGCTATGATTGTAATCTGTAAATTATTTGGTGGCCCATGCAGCTGCTTGACACAGTGTATTACTGTTctaaaatatgaaaattaaatcAATAACTAATAAATCATTCAGCTAATGAGCTTGATATCCATGTGATAAAGAATTCAGTAGGAATTCAAAAATCTCTTAGAAATGGGGATGCACAATGAGAATACCCATATTTACAAGAGATAGATATCGAGTGGCAATAAGGACATACCCAATGTCTAGCCATTCACTTCATTTGTGATATTTGTGATTGGATGGAGCCCATAAATCCCTATGCCTTCGGGCATAATATAAATTCTAACTCGTGGGcgagttaggaagaaacttcccctttgAGCAGAATATTTTGTATTCTTCCACTCTGGAGTTTATTACACTTTCATCTGAAGTGTCCAGTCCCAGCCACTGTTGAAGGCTGGATGCAGAGTTAGATGGAGCTTGGGTCCGATCTAATCAGGCCCTATGATCACACCACTGATATCTCATTATTTGTTATCTCCACAGGCAGAGATTCCAGTGCACATGGCAGATAAAAACCAAACCACTGAGTTTGTCTTTGTGACAATTTCCAaccaacccaggctgcagggtTTCCTCTTTGTGGTGATTTCAATCATGTACATCACATCTCTGATGGGGAATATCCTCATAGGCATAATAGTTAGGCTCAGTCCTGCCCTTCACAGCCCCATGTACTACTTCATCTCCAATCTGTCTTTGGTTGATCTCTGTTACACCTCGGTCACCATCCCCAAGATGTTGGTGAACCTGCTTTCAGAGGACAGAACCATCTCATTCACTGGCTGTGCTGCCCAGCTGTATTTTCTTATTGCCCTGGGGCCAACTGAATGCTTCCTCCTTGCAGCCATGGCTTATGACCGCTTcagagccatctgccatcccTTGCGCTATGTTGTTGTAATGAACAATCGACGGTGTGTCCAGCTGGTGACTGGCTCATGGGTCAGTGGTTTGCTGCTGTCCTTGGTGCAGACCTCACTGATAGTCACCCTGCCCTTCTGTGGGGACAACCGGctcaaccatttcttctgtgacgtGACTCCCCTCTTGAGCCTGGCCTGCGGAGACACGTCCATGAATGAAATCGCTGTATCTGCAGCCGGTGTCTTAATTCTGCTCATCCCTTCTATGCTGATCCTTGTATCCTACAGTAAAATCGTCTCTACCGTCCTGAAGATCACATCAGCCCAGCAGAGACACAAAgctttctccacctgctcctcccacctcatagTCATCACTCTATTCTATGGCTCCGCCAGCGCCATGTATCTGCGACCCAAATCCAGCTATGCCCCCGAAAGGGATAAATTTCTGGCTCTGTTTTACTCTGTGGTGACCCCGACATtgaaccccatcatctacagcctgagaagcAAAGATATCCATAAAGCCCTGAGGAGAATGATACTTCAAAATTCTATAACCCTAAACTGCAAGGCCTGATGCTGATCTCAGTTATTTGGGTTGAACACTGCTGTgacttcattgacttcattggagttacaCCTAAATTCCTATGAACACATTTGCACTAGGAAGTTTTACCAGTAGGGTttttatcagggccggctctagatttttggctgcccccaccccagccctggcctccccccccacctgcacccccttctactccagccttgggctctccccccacccaactgcaccctcctgccgctccagccctgggtcactagTAACTTGATCCCaggggtgggtcattcagcaggcaTTTTGGATGtttacagaacacagacaggatttgTTCCCATATGGTGACAGAGCTgaagtaaagtggaacaattttcagattGTGTGATtgaagatatctggatgcatattattaGACTGTCCTACGtacatgaggaaaagttgaggtgcctttattattcttttgttccactctttgtttctatagggaatttgccaatgcaatatcgctgtcttccttttaaacaaataaaacttaaaaaaaagaaaaaagaagcaacggctgttgaaaatagcaattccagtcctaataaccactgggaagcatttcttgctcaattttatcctactttttctacagcaagttacagtggatcagtatatatGGGAGAAATGatgtaacagctgcccaaattgagcttgagcactcctgaattttgagggtatTCAATTCTGGAAGGcgggtgctagattccctttctgaatatttgctaaatctggaaaggaaaaattaatttctgcttccatggctcagaagtggaaatcctcctacgtgtcTGGTACTGCACAAAAAgctagtagagcctcccctctcttacttttctttttaaattctagtgggatccacgtacctcctttgctaggcttcagatagagaggggcactgtccatttagtccccccaattcgttctttgggggctgccaggtgaggtcacaccagtatccctaatccagtctggggatgtcttctgaaggggataccTGGGCCAAAGCCGTCTACTCCTTGGGAATTCTTGTTCTCTGTTCTAGGGTTACCTACCATATGCCCGTATTTTCACGGACATGTTCGGGTTTGGGGGTTTTACATAGCCATCTGTAAAACTCTCAAAAGGTCAGGGATTTCCCTCCCAATGCAGAGCACGGCATGGCTGACAGGGTGGCCCAGCCAGATTGAGCCGCTCGCATCAGAtcctccagcagccagagcacACCCCACCCACCGCAGCCTCAGCGCACCATGCCGGCAGCACTCTGGGGGGACGGATCTGCCTGCTCCGCGGGGAAGCGCAGCAATGCATCTGGCTCTGCGGGGAGCCACACACGCTGGTCTGAGCGGCTTGGTAAGGGTGGTAGGGAGTTGGAGAAGGGGCatgggatcccggggggcagtcaaagGACATGGAGCAGGGGGGTCATATGGGTCGGCGGTTCAGGGggtggcctgtcagggggtgtagaggggttggggcagtcaggggacagggagtggggggcttgGATGGGGTGGATGTTCGGGGGcagtctggggcagggagcagagggggttacatgggtcaggggttcttggggggcagtcaggggacaggcagaggtTGGATAGGTATGGGAGCCCAGAtgtctgtcagggggcaggggtgtggataggagtcagggcagccaggggacaggtaggggagtGAGGTCCTAGGGGGTCAGTTAGGGtcagggggtctcaggagggggcagttggggacaaggagatgGGAGgcttggatgggggtggggtcctgaggAGCAgttaggggcaagggtcccaggaagtggcgatcaggggacaaggagcaggcggggttggatgggttgggggttctgtggggggaagTCAGGGTATGGGATGTGAGAGGgagtggatagggggcggggctacCCCCAATGGAATGTCTtcttttttgaatgttacaatatGGTATCCCTACTGTTCCCAGTGCCACCCAATTcgagcagtgagctctccattcacagcaagcggcagcacctcactccctccccctccctttcctgttgatagctgccaagggaatgctgggaaatgtagttctttctctgctccagggctggctctataggcagggagataaccaaggaactacagatCTTGGGGCCCACTGTtcattctcagctcccatgctggatccctgccgcccctgaaaatgtgccgccccaagcacctgcttgctttgctggtgcctagaaccAGCCCTGGTTTTTATGAGCATACAGCTGTTGAAGTCTGAACATTTTCAATGAGCCCTTTCCTGCTGCTTTACTTTCAGCCCTTAGTGCcctcattgaa
This window encodes:
- the LOC123348400 gene encoding olfactory receptor 2G3-like, with product MADKNQTTEFVFVTISNQPRLQGFLFVVISIMYITSLMGNILIGIIVRLSPALHSPMYYFISNLSLVDLCYTSVTIPKMLVNLLSEDRTISFTGCAAQLYFLIALGPTECFLLAAMAYDRFRAICHPLRYVVVMNNRRCVQLVTGSWVSGLLLSLVQTSLIVTLPFCGDNRLNHFFCDVTPLLSLACGDTSMNEIAVSAAGVLILLIPSMLILVSYSKIVSTVLKITSAQQRHKAFSTCSSHLIVITLFYGSASAMYLRPKSSYAPERDKFLALFYSVVTPTLNPIIYSLRSKDIHKALRRMILQNSITLNCKA